A single genomic interval of Ornithinimicrobium humiphilum harbors:
- a CDS encoding SelB C-terminal domain-containing protein, protein MRRVLATAGHVDHGKSTLVRALTGRDPDRLAEEQARGLTIELGFAWTTLPDGTDVAFVDVPGHQRFVATTLTGLGPAPAVVFVVAADQGWQAQSSEHLAAVRALGIPDGLLVLARADLADEERTARTREEAERRLRGAGVTAETVVVSARTGAGVPQLREALGRLVARLPEPDPAAPVRLWCDRSFTVPGAGTVVTGTLGGGTLAGGDRLVAFGPDRAREVVVRGLHSADVARESVGPVSRVAVNVRRVEAADVPRGSVLVTPDAFGEAVVLDVAVAPVPLDLDPRPGRPLPPQHAVLHVGTTDRPVHVRPLGERHARLTLPSPLPWHVGDRLLLRDPGTRRLWSATVVDVDPLPLRRRGAARRRAEDLETGGPLADLRLRSRSAVSPDELRRLALPEPTAGARVGSWWVDEEAVRGWTARAGQVVRAQSEAQPLSAGVPVVELARRLDLPDHLEDLGPDLVRHVAPRAGLEITDGRVHLPRDAGLGPAEAAVAELEARLRGSPFAAPEREDLDRLGLGPAELAAAARVGRLLRLPDDVVLLPDAPARAMRELATLPQPFTLSEARQALGTTRRVAVPLLEHLDGRGWTRRLDGRLRQVVR, encoded by the coding sequence ATGAGGCGGGTCCTCGCCACGGCCGGGCACGTCGACCACGGCAAGTCCACGCTCGTCCGGGCGCTGACCGGGCGGGATCCCGACCGGCTGGCGGAGGAGCAGGCCCGCGGGCTGACGATCGAGCTGGGCTTCGCCTGGACCACGCTGCCGGACGGCACCGACGTGGCGTTCGTCGACGTGCCGGGGCACCAGCGGTTCGTCGCGACGACGCTGACCGGTCTCGGGCCCGCCCCCGCCGTCGTCTTCGTCGTCGCCGCCGACCAGGGCTGGCAGGCCCAGAGCAGCGAGCACCTCGCCGCGGTCCGTGCCCTCGGCATCCCCGACGGGCTGCTCGTGCTCGCCCGGGCCGATCTCGCCGACGAGGAGCGGACGGCGCGGACCCGCGAGGAGGCCGAGCGGCGGCTGCGCGGCGCCGGGGTCACCGCCGAGACGGTCGTGGTCTCCGCCCGCACCGGTGCGGGTGTGCCGCAGCTCCGGGAAGCGCTTGGGCGGCTGGTGGCGAGGTTGCCCGAGCCCGACCCGGCGGCCCCCGTCCGGCTGTGGTGCGACCGGTCCTTCACGGTGCCCGGCGCCGGCACGGTCGTCACGGGCACCCTGGGCGGCGGGACCCTGGCCGGCGGGGACCGGCTGGTGGCGTTCGGTCCCGACCGGGCGCGGGAGGTCGTCGTCCGGGGGCTGCACAGCGCGGACGTGGCCCGCGAGAGCGTCGGCCCGGTCTCGCGGGTGGCCGTCAACGTGCGCCGGGTCGAGGCGGCCGACGTGCCGCGCGGCTCGGTGCTGGTGACGCCCGACGCCTTCGGCGAGGCGGTCGTCCTCGACGTCGCGGTGGCGCCGGTCCCGCTCGACCTCGACCCGCGTCCCGGGCGGCCGCTGCCTCCCCAGCACGCCGTGCTCCACGTCGGCACGACCGACCGGCCGGTGCACGTGCGGCCGCTGGGCGAGCGGCACGCCCGGCTCACCCTGCCCTCGCCGCTGCCGTGGCACGTCGGCGACCGCCTGCTCCTGCGCGACCCGGGCACCCGTCGCCTGTGGTCCGCCACCGTCGTGGACGTCGACCCGCTGCCGCTGCGCCGCCGGGGTGCTGCTCGCCGGCGGGCCGAGGACCTGGAGACCGGCGGCCCGCTCGCCGACCTGCGGTTGCGGTCGCGGTCGGCCGTGAGCCCGGACGAGCTGCGGCGGCTGGCCCTGCCGGAACCCACTGCCGGGGCGCGGGTCGGCTCCTGGTGGGTGGACGAGGAGGCGGTGCGGGGCTGGACCGCCCGGGCCGGGCAGGTGGTTCGTGCCCAGTCCGAGGCCCAGCCCCTCAGCGCCGGGGTGCCCGTCGTCGAGCTGGCCCGCCGGCTCGACCTGCCCGACCACCTGGAGGACCTGGGCCCCGACCTCGTGCGGCACGTCGCCCCGCGCGCGGGGCTGGAGATCACCGACGGGCGCGTGCACCTGCCCCGCGACGCCGGGCTGGGTCCGGCCGAGGCCGCCGTCGCCGAGCTCGAGGCGCGGCTGCGCGGGTCGCCGTTCGCGGCTCCGGAGCGCGAGGACCTCGACCGGCTCGGCCTGGGCCCGGCCGAGCTCGCGGCCGCCGCACGGGTGGGTCGGCTGCTGCGGCTGCCCGACGACGTGGTGCTGCTGCCCGACGCCCCGGCCCGGGCGATGCGCGAGCTCGCGACGCTGCCGCAGCCGTTCACGCTCAGCGAGGCGCGGCAGGCCCTCGGCACGACGCGGCGGGTGGCCGTCCCGCTGCTGGAGCACCTCGACGGGCGCGGCTGGACCCGCCGCCTGGACGGGCGGCTGCGCCAGGTCGTGCGCTAG
- a CDS encoding glycosyltransferase family 2 protein codes for MSSTIAVLTMAKGRHDHLLGQVDGLSVGSMPPVVHGVISMGDRDLTRGRLPLGTDRWRTVVRPVQSDRRALPFAQARNTGAEIAAENGADLLFFLGGDIIPGKRALERFSDAIAAGPPEGATGPIVWQGPLLDLPPVENPALGYPFGRLAEIATPVASDPLLEPGQLAVETDWGHFRGYSFAMTVADFAEVGGFCADYAGHGLEDADFAEKLKRAGGSLVWVGGAASYRQPVPAPEIADELRIALRHATTWRARWAEDPDHPLFDRLLGAGVLQRAETGGFVAV; via the coding sequence GTGTCTTCGACAATCGCAGTTCTGACCATGGCCAAAGGTCGTCATGACCACCTCCTGGGCCAGGTCGACGGGTTGTCCGTCGGCTCAATGCCGCCTGTCGTCCACGGCGTCATCTCGATGGGCGACCGCGACCTGACCCGGGGCCGCCTTCCCCTCGGCACCGACCGCTGGCGCACCGTGGTGCGCCCCGTCCAGTCCGACCGCCGCGCCCTGCCCTTCGCCCAGGCGCGCAACACCGGTGCGGAGATCGCCGCCGAGAACGGCGCCGACCTGCTGTTCTTCCTCGGTGGCGACATCATCCCCGGCAAGCGCGCGCTGGAGCGCTTTTCCGACGCCATCGCCGCCGGCCCGCCGGAGGGCGCGACCGGCCCGATCGTCTGGCAGGGCCCCCTCCTCGACCTTCCGCCGGTGGAGAACCCCGCGCTGGGCTACCCCTTCGGTCGCCTCGCCGAGATCGCCACGCCCGTGGCCAGCGACCCGCTCCTGGAGCCGGGGCAGCTCGCGGTCGAGACCGACTGGGGCCACTTCCGCGGCTACTCCTTCGCGATGACCGTCGCCGACTTCGCCGAGGTCGGCGGATTCTGCGCCGACTACGCGGGGCACGGCCTCGAGGATGCCGACTTCGCCGAGAAGCTGAAGCGGGCCGGCGGCTCGCTGGTCTGGGTCGGCGGCGCCGCCTCCTACCGCCAGCCCGTCCCGGCGCCGGAGATCGCCGACGAGCTGCGCATCGCCCTGCGCCACGCCACCACCTGGCGGGCGCGCTGGGCCGAGGACCCCGACCACCCGCTCTTCGACCGGCTGCTCGGCGCCGGCGTGCTCCAGCGCGCCGAGACCGGCGGATTCGTCGCCGTCTGA
- a CDS encoding alpha-amylase family glycosyl hydrolase: MSEHRPGMGAFPVDGGFAFRVWAPHADAVAVVGDFNGWDGSAHPMTAEENGHWYAEVPGAEHGQEYQFLLTNGEASFLRIDPRALAVTNSVGNGILYDQGRFDWEGDERFDTPAQHELVIYETHIGSFMPTPEGGPADLHDLSGRLDYLHGLGVNAIELMPLMEFAGDYSWGYNPAHVFAVEHTYGGPDALKTFVREAHRHGIAVLVDVVYNHFGPSDLSLWQFDGWSEDGKGGIYFYNDERSNTPWGDTRPDYGRPEVRAFILDNARMWLRDYHADGLRLDMTPYMRHVDGFSGDIPEGWATMRAVGELVRTEFPGRLAIAEDLHAEPAVTSVEEGGAAMHAQWDSEFVHPVREALITPADEDRSVPAVAKAVLHRYQHAFDRVVYVESHDEVANGKARITTEVAGDDSDGWHAQKRATLGAALVLTAPGMPMLFQGQEFLEDEWFRDTVPLDWERAWAFRDITQLFRDLVSMRRNLDGTSAGLTGPNTTLVTLDDDANLLAYVRSTDDDQHVLVAINLTAEPVQREVEVPGSHWRLVLNTDARRYSQLFGDHPTPDLVVEDGRAMLDIGPYSAALFLPA; this comes from the coding sequence ATGAGCGAGCACCGGCCCGGCATGGGCGCCTTCCCCGTCGACGGGGGATTCGCCTTCCGCGTCTGGGCCCCGCACGCCGACGCCGTCGCCGTCGTCGGCGACTTCAACGGGTGGGACGGGTCCGCGCACCCGATGACGGCCGAGGAGAACGGCCACTGGTATGCCGAGGTGCCGGGCGCCGAGCACGGCCAGGAATACCAGTTCCTCCTCACCAACGGCGAGGCCAGCTTTCTGCGGATCGACCCGCGAGCGCTCGCGGTGACCAACTCCGTCGGCAACGGCATCCTCTACGACCAGGGCCGCTTCGACTGGGAGGGCGACGAGCGGTTCGACACCCCGGCGCAGCACGAGCTCGTCATCTACGAGACCCACATCGGCTCGTTCATGCCCACCCCCGAGGGTGGCCCGGCCGACCTGCACGACCTCAGCGGCCGCCTCGACTACCTCCACGGTCTGGGCGTCAACGCGATCGAGCTCATGCCGCTCATGGAGTTCGCCGGCGACTACTCCTGGGGCTACAACCCGGCGCACGTCTTCGCCGTCGAGCACACCTACGGCGGCCCGGACGCCCTCAAGACCTTCGTCCGGGAGGCGCACCGCCACGGCATCGCGGTCCTCGTCGACGTCGTCTACAACCACTTCGGGCCCAGCGACCTGTCGCTGTGGCAGTTCGACGGCTGGAGCGAGGACGGCAAGGGCGGGATCTACTTCTACAACGACGAGCGGTCGAACACTCCGTGGGGCGACACCCGCCCGGACTACGGCCGGCCCGAGGTGCGCGCCTTCATCCTCGACAACGCCCGCATGTGGCTGCGCGACTACCACGCCGACGGCCTGCGCCTCGACATGACGCCCTACATGCGGCACGTCGACGGCTTCAGCGGCGACATCCCCGAGGGCTGGGCGACGATGCGTGCGGTGGGCGAGCTGGTGCGCACCGAGTTCCCCGGTCGCCTGGCCATCGCCGAGGACCTGCACGCCGAGCCCGCGGTCACCTCCGTCGAGGAGGGCGGGGCCGCGATGCACGCCCAGTGGGACAGCGAGTTCGTCCACCCGGTGCGCGAGGCGCTCATCACTCCCGCCGACGAGGACCGCTCGGTGCCGGCCGTCGCGAAGGCCGTGCTCCACCGCTACCAGCACGCCTTCGACCGCGTCGTCTACGTCGAGTCCCACGACGAGGTCGCCAACGGCAAGGCCCGGATCACCACCGAGGTCGCCGGCGACGACTCCGACGGCTGGCACGCGCAGAAGCGCGCCACCCTGGGTGCGGCGCTGGTCCTCACCGCCCCGGGAATGCCGATGCTCTTCCAGGGGCAGGAGTTCCTGGAGGACGAGTGGTTCCGCGACACCGTGCCGCTGGACTGGGAGCGGGCCTGGGCCTTCCGCGACATCACCCAGCTCTTCCGCGACCTGGTCTCGATGCGCCGCAACCTCGACGGCACCTCCGCCGGTCTGACCGGCCCGAACACCACGCTCGTCACCCTCGACGACGACGCCAACCTGCTCGCCTACGTGCGCTCGACCGACGACGACCAGCACGTCCTCGTCGCGATCAACCTCACCGCCGAGCCGGTGCAGCGCGAGGTGGAGGTGCCCGGCAGCCACTGGCGCCTGGTGCTCAACACCGACGCCAGGCGTTACAGCCAGCTCTTCGGGGACCACCCCACGCCGGACCTGGTCGTCGAGGACGGGCGCGCCATGCTCGACATCGGCCCCTACTCGGCCGCGCTCTTCCTGCCGGCCTGA
- a CDS encoding YczE/YyaS/YitT family protein, with protein MFRTPAPRRQLANLGPIEQLRAGRLAPRLTLLLVGLFLYGASMAMVVRSVLGLIPWDVLHVGLQEQLPLSFGTVVVGVSILVLLLWIPLRQRPGLGTVLNALLIGPSADLTLALLPETDELGWRVLLLLGGILLNGVATGMYIGSQFGPGPRDGLMTGLARVSGRSIRLVRTVLEVVVVAVGWLLGGVVGLGTVLYAVLIGPLAHFFLPLFTVELPEGPRR; from the coding sequence GTGTTCCGAACCCCTGCCCCGAGGCGCCAGCTGGCCAACCTCGGCCCGATCGAGCAGCTGCGCGCCGGCCGGCTCGCGCCCCGGCTGACGCTGCTGCTCGTCGGGCTCTTCCTCTACGGCGCCTCGATGGCGATGGTCGTGCGCAGCGTGCTGGGGCTGATCCCCTGGGACGTGCTCCACGTGGGTCTGCAGGAGCAGTTGCCGCTGAGCTTCGGCACGGTGGTCGTCGGCGTCTCGATCCTCGTGCTGCTGCTGTGGATCCCGCTGCGGCAGCGCCCGGGCCTGGGGACCGTGCTCAACGCCCTGCTCATCGGCCCGTCGGCCGACCTGACGCTGGCCCTGCTGCCGGAGACCGACGAGCTCGGGTGGCGGGTCCTGCTCCTGCTCGGCGGCATCCTCCTCAACGGCGTGGCCACCGGCATGTACATCGGCTCGCAGTTCGGCCCCGGCCCGCGCGACGGGCTGATGACCGGGCTGGCGCGCGTCTCCGGGCGCTCGATCCGGCTGGTCCGGACCGTCCTGGAGGTCGTCGTGGTGGCCGTGGGGTGGCTGCTCGGCGGGGTCGTCGGTCTCGGCACCGTCCTCTACGCGGTCCTCATCGGGCCGCTCGCGCACTTCTTCCTGCCGCTGTTCACCGTGGAGCTGCCGGAGGGTCCTCGCCGGTGA
- a CDS encoding response regulator transcription factor, whose translation MSAPRPVRIAILNDYEVVVRGLAAMLEPYRHRVEVVELDIDGDLRHPVDVSLLDTFAGHPVPDEHLDAVVADRRSGRVVVFTWDTPRELVDAALAKGACGFLAKSTPAEDLVDAIERVAGGEVVVSGTADRGGDGTDVVTNVAPEQATGDWPGRAAGLSGREAEVLALITQGLTNEEIAQRTYLSINSVKTYIRQAYRKIGVTRRSQAVRWGVEHGMAPRSARSDLRP comes from the coding sequence ATGAGCGCTCCCCGCCCCGTGCGCATCGCGATCCTCAACGACTACGAGGTCGTGGTGCGCGGCCTGGCCGCCATGCTCGAGCCCTACCGGCACCGGGTCGAGGTGGTCGAGCTGGACATCGACGGCGACCTCCGCCACCCGGTCGACGTCAGCCTCCTCGACACCTTCGCCGGCCACCCGGTGCCCGACGAGCACCTCGACGCGGTGGTGGCCGACCGACGCTCGGGGCGGGTGGTCGTCTTCACCTGGGACACGCCCCGCGAGCTCGTGGACGCCGCGCTCGCCAAGGGGGCCTGCGGCTTCCTCGCCAAGAGCACCCCCGCCGAGGACCTCGTCGACGCGATCGAGCGGGTCGCCGGTGGTGAGGTCGTGGTGTCCGGGACCGCCGACCGAGGTGGGGACGGCACGGACGTCGTGACGAACGTGGCGCCCGAGCAGGCCACGGGCGACTGGCCCGGGCGCGCCGCCGGGCTCTCCGGCCGTGAGGCCGAGGTGCTCGCGCTGATCACCCAGGGCCTGACCAACGAGGAGATCGCGCAGCGCACCTACCTGTCGATCAACTCGGTCAAGACCTACATCCGGCAGGCCTACCGCAAGATCGGGGTGACCCGCCGGTCGCAGGCGGTGCGCTGGGGGGTCGAGCACGGTATGGCGCCACGCAGCGCGCGGAGCGACCTGCGGCCCTGA
- a CDS encoding multidrug effflux MFS transporter has translation MRARGAPPAWAVTTVVAALAMLGPFTIDTIFPGFVSLGEQFDADAASLQQVTSVYLLSFAAMSVLHGPLSDALGRKPVMLVGLLGYVVASVVCALAPTLGWLLVGRGVQGIFAGAATVVSRAVIRDLYSGARAQRLMSQVMLIFAIAPAMAPIIGGWLLQLGTWPVIFWFVGTYALVVAVAMVLVLPETLDPADRVPLRVGPILAGLWAVARSFTFLRLSVAMVATFGAYIFYVLAAPIIVVDLLGLGEQDFWMLFVPLVGGMAVGSWISGRVAGRVSGPVLVDRTMILVLVAASANVALAALAPRLPWVLVGPTLLGTAIGVAFPVLQLALLDLFPHRLGSAASMSAFAVLISNALLAGVLAPLVTGSLLTAALTSAALSAVGATLWRWHRRAVATPA, from the coding sequence GTGAGGGCTCGTGGAGCGCCTCCCGCCTGGGCCGTGACGACCGTCGTGGCCGCTCTGGCCATGCTCGGGCCCTTCACGATCGACACGATCTTCCCCGGCTTCGTCTCGCTCGGGGAACAGTTCGACGCCGACGCCGCCTCGCTGCAGCAGGTGACGAGCGTCTACCTGCTCTCCTTCGCCGCGATGAGCGTCCTGCACGGGCCGCTCTCGGACGCCCTGGGCCGCAAGCCGGTGATGCTCGTCGGGCTCCTCGGGTATGTCGTGGCCTCCGTGGTCTGCGCGCTCGCCCCCACCCTCGGCTGGCTGCTCGTCGGGCGCGGGGTGCAGGGGATCTTCGCCGGGGCCGCGACGGTGGTGAGCCGCGCGGTGATCCGCGACCTCTACTCCGGGGCTCGGGCGCAGCGCCTCATGAGCCAGGTCATGCTGATCTTCGCGATCGCGCCGGCCATGGCGCCGATCATCGGCGGCTGGCTGCTCCAGCTCGGGACCTGGCCGGTGATCTTCTGGTTCGTCGGCACCTACGCGCTCGTGGTCGCGGTGGCCATGGTGCTGGTCCTGCCCGAGACCCTCGACCCGGCCGACCGGGTCCCCCTGCGCGTCGGCCCGATCCTCGCCGGCCTCTGGGCGGTCGCCCGGTCCTTCACCTTCCTGCGCCTCTCGGTGGCGATGGTGGCGACCTTCGGCGCCTACATCTTCTACGTGCTGGCCGCGCCGATCATCGTCGTCGACCTGCTCGGGCTGGGCGAGCAGGACTTCTGGATGCTCTTCGTGCCGCTGGTGGGCGGCATGGCCGTCGGCTCCTGGATCAGCGGTCGCGTCGCCGGGCGGGTCTCCGGCCCTGTGCTGGTCGACCGCACGATGATCCTCGTGCTCGTCGCCGCGTCCGCCAACGTCGCCCTCGCGGCCCTCGCACCCCGGCTGCCGTGGGTGCTCGTCGGGCCGACGCTGCTGGGGACGGCGATCGGCGTGGCCTTCCCGGTCCTGCAGCTGGCGCTGCTCGACCTCTTCCCGCACCGGCTCGGGTCGGCCGCCTCGATGTCGGCCTTCGCCGTGCTGATCTCCAACGCCCTGCTCGCCGGCGTGCTCGCGCCGCTGGTGACGGGCAGCCTGCTCACGGCGGCCCTGACGAGCGCCGCGCTGTCGGCCGTCGGGGCGACGCTCTGGCGGTGGCACCGGCGGGCGGTGGCGACCCCGGCCTGA